The Phyllostomus discolor isolate MPI-MPIP mPhyDis1 chromosome 4, mPhyDis1.pri.v3, whole genome shotgun sequence genome window below encodes:
- the LOC114490075 gene encoding collagen alpha-2(I) chain-like, which translates to MGASAQGGPRRLSGPRLSARRAVSSRVRRPRGWSRHRGGCPEAVAAQGGGVTGKEERGPTRPSHPGHRAEGGSAGGETEAQAHSSDGGAVGAAGPGCLGGPGGAGGPVSDDNMWAFAGRPHGSLTRRPLRRALMGPQRRPQLTAEGRLALCCQALYAPPPPPPRGPSEQGLLEGPVCMPPPGQAARQELPGHSQVRRSGQRAGEAAGVRWPAARKVSAGSCPRECADSDRGTARPGPPWGQDGAAEEQGALCPGSELLDRKRKLAVPAGRGSGPWGSSELLHANGFRATPRWTRACGGQGPAGSQGPRGKKSVQTGLWPLCGRAQAKTAAPRWPGDRGDSWARAGEDACWVPGSRRGSFSATKLGCRPPAPSSWAAYTPACPERTPKDVRSAVMWPTAPRLQTEPGAAPPRPRALQTRDSSSWALPRPHASTPRSGLTTQILRPGLRTTLGGRDAGSSWALLSASRAPRAGGSSGRVSRRKPSLSAGLRLGEEVPRCLGLPGLRCYPLPGGGGAQGRVKSDLALVTGLPSNSSLPSAPQRSRPGAEGGGSGWCGARCRVPAGTSPGRVQLTAEWGLLTDPDKSRPPARCQREGLAQRRVPAEPAGCSPDRGLMLPGRVAGRWPGSVLGAPTGAPLGLTGDAVGRPPWGGKAGSRRQDDDETRRGPVPVQVTAPASPSRAQESRVSVFPSRGPGPPGGQPSGCAGTGTGAGTGAVRGENDGRTGSVSHAPAADGTHTRRHRPVPSETARSSLGAVREAGGNP; encoded by the exons ATGGGGGCTTCTGCACAGGGCGGGCCGCGCCGGCTCTCGGGGCCTCGGCTCTCGGCTCGCCGCGCCGTGAGCAGCCGCGTCAGAAGGCCGAGGGGCTGGAGCAGGCACCGGGGTGGGTGCCCCGAGGCCGTGGCGGCCCAGGGCGGGGGCGTGACAG GGAAGGAGGAGCGAGGGCCGACGAGGCCgtcccacccaggacacagggccGAGGGCGGCTCAGCCggcggggaaaccgaggctcaggccCACAGCTCCGACGGGGGCGCCGTGGGCGCAGCAGGGCCGGGCTGCCTAGGGGGCCCTGGG GGTGCCGGGGGCCCCGTGAGTGACGACAACATGTGGGCGTTTGCTGGTCGTCCCCACGGGAGCCTGACCCGCCGGCCCCTGCGCCGAGCGCTGATGGGTCCCCAGCGGCGGCCACAACTCACCGCT GAAGGGCGGCTGGCCCTGTGCTGCCAGGCCCTGtatgccccccctcccccaccaccacggGGCCCCAGTGAGCAGGGGCTGCTCGAGGGGCCCGTCTGCATGCCTCCGCCCGGCCAGGCCGCCCGCCAGGAGCTCCCGGGACACTCCCAGGTCAGGAGGTCAGGACAGCGTGCCGGGGAGGCCGCGGGTGTCCGGTGGCCAGCAGCCCGGAAAGTCAGTGCAGGGTCTTGTCCCCGGGAATGTGCGGACAGCGACAGGGGCACAGCGAGACCCGGGCCTCCCTGGGGACAGGACGGGGCAGCGGAGGAGCAGGGGGCTCTCTGCCCGGGGTCGGAGCTCCTGGACAGGAAGAGGAAGCTGGCTGTCCCAGCGGGCCGCGGGTCAGGACCTTGGGGCAGCTCCGAGCTGCTGCACGCCAACGGCTTCCGGGCAACGCCGAGATGGACCAGAGCCTGCG GTGGCCAGGGGCCAGCTGGGAGTCAAGGGCCCCGTGGGAAGAAGAGCGTGCAGACCGGGCTCTGGCCTCTGTGTGGGCGGGCGCAGGCCAAGACGGCGGCTCCTCGCTGGCCCGGGGACCGAGGGGACAGCTGGGCACGGGCAGGCGAGGACGCATGCTGGGTGCCAGGCTCCCGCAGGGGCAGCTTCTCGGCCACCAAGCTCGGctgccggcccccagcccccagctcctgggcgGCCTacacccctgcctgccctgagCGAACTCCTAAGGACGTCCGGTCAGCAGTGATGT ggcccacaGCACCCAGACTTCAGACGGAGCCGGgagccgcccccccccgcccccgggctctGCAGACTCGGGACTCCTCCTCCTGGGCTCTGCCCCGGCCACATGCCAGCACGCCCCGGAGCGGGCTGACCACCCAG ATTCTCAGACCTGGACTCCGCACCACCCTTGGGGGCCGGGACGCCGGGAGCAGCTGGGCACTACTGTCAGCGTCCAGAGCCCCTCGGGCGGGGGGGTCCTCGGGGCGGGTCTCACGGCGCAAGCCCAGCCTCAGTGCTGGCCTCAGGCTGGGCGAGGAGGTGCCTCGGTGCCTCGGTCTCCCAGGACTGAGGTGCTACCCTcttcccgggggtgggggggctcaggGTCGAGTGAAGTCAGACCTCGCCTTGGTGACCGGCCTCCCCTCCAACAgcagcctgccctctgccccccagaGGTCCCGCCCTGGGGCCGAGGGAGGTGGCAGCGGCTGGTGTGGCGCCAGGTGCCGGGTGCCTGCGGGGACGTCACCGGGGAGGGTGCAGCTCACGGCAGAGTGGGGGCTGCTCACCGACCCGGACAAGTCCCGGCCGCCCGCCCGCTGTCAGCGCGAGGGGCTGGCCCAGAGGAGGGTCCCTGCTGAGCCGGCAGGGTGCTCTCCTGACAGGGGCCTCATGCTGCCGGGGAGGGTGGCGGGCAGGTGGCCCGGCAGCGTGTTGGGGGCCCCAACG GGCGCACCCCTGGGCCTGACTGGGGACGCTGTGGGGCGCCCGCCGTGGGGAGGCAAGGCCGGCAGCCGCAGACAGGACGACGATGAGACACGCAGAGGCCCCGTCCCTGTTCAGGTCACGGCTCCCGCGTCACCCTCCCGAGCGCAGGAGTCCCGGGTGTCTGTGTTCCCgtcccggggcccagggccaccAGGAGGACAGCCCTCCGGCTGCGCGGGCACAGGCACAGGCGCAGGCACAGGCGCGGTTCGTGGGGAGAACGACGGGAGGACCGGCTCCGTGTCCCACGCGCCCGCAGCC GACGGCACACACACCAGACGGCACCGACCGGTCCCCTCGGAAACAGCCCGCAGCTCCCTGGGCGCCGTCCGCGAGGCCGGAGGGAACCCGTGA